One window from the genome of Caldisericum sp. encodes:
- a CDS encoding ParA family protein encodes MKKKGISIAVIDQKGGVGKSTVSANLACSLSLKEDRKILLVDMDPQAALSTAFGWNPDELEKTIYNVFFDSASIDSVLLHREDINNVYLLPSNLQLSEGEVRLIGEIGREYFLKRAIDPVKSEYDYIIIDCPPSLSVLTMNALVAADYVLIPVAPDVLSLRGMENLIEYVIKVKNVINPKLEILGIVVNMFDRRTLHAKEAKQVLMEEFGDQIRIFKTDIMYTTKVKDSYAAKKPVVLFDPNSEVAKQYLILTKEVEDAIEQESTIGS; translated from the coding sequence ATGAAGAAGAAGGGAATTAGCATCGCTGTCATTGATCAAAAGGGTGGTGTTGGGAAGTCCACAGTTAGTGCTAATCTGGCCTGTTCACTATCTTTGAAAGAGGACAGAAAAATTCTTCTGGTGGATATGGACCCTCAAGCTGCTTTGTCTACCGCTTTTGGTTGGAATCCAGATGAACTAGAAAAGACCATCTATAATGTTTTTTTTGATTCTGCTAGTATTGACTCAGTTCTTCTTCACAGAGAGGATATAAACAATGTATATTTACTACCATCAAATCTTCAGCTTTCAGAGGGGGAAGTAAGGTTAATAGGAGAAATAGGGAGAGAGTATTTTTTAAAAAGAGCAATCGACCCTGTCAAAAGCGAATACGATTATATTATCATTGACTGTCCTCCGAGCCTTTCAGTTCTAACGATGAATGCACTTGTTGCGGCTGATTACGTTCTTATTCCTGTTGCACCTGATGTTTTAAGTTTAAGAGGAATGGAGAATCTTATCGAATATGTTATCAAGGTCAAAAATGTCATTAACCCTAAACTTGAAATTCTAGGAATTGTTGTGAACATGTTTGATAGAAGAACGCTGCACGCTAAAGAAGCAAAGCAGGTACTTATGGAAGAATTTGGAGATCAAATAAGGATCTTTAAGACTGATATTATGTATACAACGAAGGTAAAAGATAGCTATGCTGCAAAGAAACCGGTCGTGCTCTTTGATCCAAATTCTGAGGTTGCAAAGCAGTATCTAATTTTAACAAAGGAGGTGGAAGATGCCATCGAGCAAGAGAGTACCATTGGAAGCTGA